The proteins below come from a single Streptomyces tubercidicus genomic window:
- a CDS encoding undecaprenyl-diphosphate phosphatase has translation MSAISIGQAVVLGAVEGVTEFLPVSSTGHLKIAEGLMGIPVNDKTVVAFSAVIQVGAIAAALAYFFKDIVRIMRAWFRGLRDREERYHHDYKFAWWVIYATLPIVVVGLAAKPLIEGPLASLWVVAGSLIVGSGVMWAADRRGRHKRGEDDTSLKDAMWVGCSQILALLFPGFSRSGATMSTALLLDLERVAATRLSFFLGIPALTGAGIYELKDAIGTGAAVAPLAVGTVISFGVAYASIAWLLKFVAKHTFNSFVLYRILVGALLFGLLGAGVLS, from the coding sequence ATGAGCGCGATCAGCATCGGCCAGGCCGTCGTCCTCGGAGCCGTCGAGGGGGTGACGGAATTCCTTCCGGTCTCCTCCACCGGCCACCTCAAGATCGCCGAAGGTCTGATGGGTATCCCCGTCAACGACAAGACCGTTGTCGCGTTCTCCGCGGTCATCCAGGTCGGCGCGATCGCCGCGGCCCTCGCCTACTTCTTCAAGGACATCGTGCGCATCATGCGCGCCTGGTTCCGCGGACTGCGCGACCGTGAGGAGCGGTACCACCACGACTACAAGTTCGCCTGGTGGGTGATCTACGCCACCCTTCCGATCGTCGTCGTCGGCCTGGCCGCCAAGCCGCTGATCGAAGGCCCGCTCGCCTCGCTCTGGGTGGTGGCCGGTTCGCTGATCGTCGGCAGCGGTGTGATGTGGGCAGCGGACCGAAGGGGGCGCCACAAGCGCGGGGAGGACGACACCTCGCTCAAGGACGCCATGTGGGTCGGCTGCTCACAGATCCTCGCCCTGCTGTTCCCCGGCTTCTCCCGCTCGGGCGCGACCATGTCCACCGCCCTCCTGCTCGACCTGGAGCGCGTCGCGGCCACCCGGCTGTCTTTCTTCCTCGGCATCCCCGCCCTCACCGGCGCCGGGATCTACGAGCTGAAGGACGCCATCGGCACCGGAGCGGCCGTCGCACCGCTGGCCGTCGGCACCGTCATCTCCTTCGGCGTCGCCTACGCCTCGATCGCCTGGCTGCTGAAGTTCGTGGCCAAGCACACCTTCAACTCCTTTGTCCTCTACCGGATCCTCGTCGGCGCGCTGCTCTTCGGGCTGCTGGGCGCGGGCGTCCTCAGCTGA
- a CDS encoding IclR family transcriptional regulator: MSESVAPGTGRTSTGGGPGERAAGALDRGLAILTHVAGNRGVSTPEIAQALGLTRSTAYRLVDRLEEQGWLTHTPAAGQWQLGPTAVRLASAAVTSTTLRDTAAPALRKLAELTQETVSLGVPNGLTMVFVHRERGTRPAVVTAEPGASRPLHSSSLGRAYLAALPQQKLEDTLIELIRDPLSPVSAATVSDVHAEIERTRERGWAQDLRDFDESSCCCGAAVYDHTGMPVACVSVAGVAERMAPLVPTYGPVVAQVCRELSSKLGYLPNGRP; encoded by the coding sequence ATGAGCGAGTCAGTGGCGCCGGGGACCGGCCGGACCTCCACGGGCGGCGGTCCGGGTGAGCGGGCCGCGGGCGCGCTGGACCGGGGGCTGGCGATCCTGACCCATGTCGCGGGCAACCGCGGTGTCTCGACTCCGGAGATCGCCCAGGCGCTCGGGCTGACCCGGAGTACGGCCTACCGTCTCGTCGACCGCCTGGAGGAGCAGGGCTGGCTGACCCACACCCCGGCCGCGGGTCAGTGGCAGTTGGGGCCGACGGCGGTCCGGCTGGCGTCCGCTGCGGTGACCTCAACCACGCTGCGCGACACCGCGGCGCCCGCGCTGCGCAAGCTCGCCGAGCTCACTCAGGAAACCGTCAGCCTTGGCGTACCCAACGGCCTGACCATGGTGTTCGTCCACCGCGAGCGCGGCACCCGGCCGGCCGTGGTGACCGCCGAGCCGGGCGCCTCCCGCCCCCTGCACTCCAGCTCGCTGGGCCGCGCCTATCTGGCGGCGCTGCCCCAGCAGAAGCTGGAGGACACCCTGATCGAGCTGATCCGCGACCCGCTGTCCCCAGTGTCCGCGGCCACCGTCTCGGACGTGCATGCCGAGATCGAGCGCACCCGGGAGCGTGGCTGGGCCCAGGACCTGCGGGACTTCGACGAGTCCAGCTGCTGCTGCGGCGCCGCGGTCTACGACCACACCGGGATGCCGGTCGCCTGCGTCAGCGTGGCCGGTGTGGCCGAACGCATGGCGCCGCTGGTGCCGACCTACGGGCCGGTGGTGGCACAGGTATGCCGTGAACTCTCCTCGAAACTGGGCTACTTGCCGAACGGCAGGCCCTAA
- a CDS encoding acyltransferase family protein, protein MIPSPRTSARQDTDSIAPARPPATPARHPGGTSGEAAPPAPAKQRDAFFDNAKYLAIVLVALGHAWEPYYHGSRSAASLYLFVYAFHMPAFTVISGYFSRSFDMRRDRLQRLVTGVAVPFVVFQTAFALFRYWAGDIPSFTVSLLDPWFLTWFLAALFIWRLTAPLWRIMRWPLPVALVIAMAASASPDLGTDLDLQRVLQFLPFFVLGMCLKAEHFSLVRRWKVRIAAVPVLAGALVFAYWAVPRMNDAWFYHTDSAETLGAPWWGGALMQLAMFGCSLVLTACFLAWVPGRRMWCTALGAGTLYGYLLHGFLAKGSRWWDWYDVGWVRTPWGAVVVTVIAGAVVTLLCTPPVQRVFRCVMEPKMTWAFRAKAGTGASPATEGRGG, encoded by the coding sequence GTGATCCCCTCTCCCCGGACCTCCGCCCGGCAGGACACCGACTCGATCGCCCCCGCCCGGCCGCCCGCCACCCCGGCGCGCCACCCCGGCGGCACCTCGGGCGAAGCGGCGCCGCCCGCCCCGGCCAAACAGCGCGACGCCTTCTTCGACAACGCCAAGTACCTGGCCATCGTCCTGGTGGCGCTCGGGCACGCCTGGGAGCCGTACTACCACGGCAGCCGGAGTGCGGCGTCGCTCTATCTCTTCGTCTACGCCTTCCATATGCCGGCTTTCACCGTCATCTCCGGCTATTTCTCGCGCAGTTTCGATATGCGCCGCGACCGGCTGCAGCGGCTGGTCACCGGCGTCGCCGTCCCGTTCGTCGTCTTCCAGACGGCCTTCGCGCTCTTCCGGTACTGGGCCGGTGACATCCCGAGTTTCACGGTCAGCCTGCTGGACCCGTGGTTCCTCACCTGGTTCCTGGCGGCGCTGTTCATCTGGCGGCTCACCGCACCGCTGTGGCGGATCATGCGCTGGCCGCTGCCGGTGGCTCTGGTGATCGCCATGGCGGCGTCCGCGTCCCCGGACCTCGGCACCGACCTGGACCTCCAGCGGGTCCTGCAATTCCTGCCGTTCTTCGTCCTCGGCATGTGTCTGAAAGCGGAGCACTTCAGCCTGGTGCGCCGCTGGAAGGTGCGGATCGCCGCGGTGCCCGTCCTCGCCGGGGCGCTGGTCTTCGCGTACTGGGCCGTGCCCCGTATGAACGACGCCTGGTTCTACCACACCGACAGCGCCGAGACGCTGGGCGCTCCCTGGTGGGGTGGGGCCCTGATGCAGCTGGCCATGTTCGGCTGCTCGCTGGTGCTGACGGCGTGCTTCCTGGCCTGGGTGCCGGGCCGCCGGATGTGGTGCACCGCGCTGGGCGCCGGCACGCTCTACGGCTATCTGCTGCACGGTTTCCTCGCCAAGGGCTCCCGCTGGTGGGACTGGTACGACGTCGGCTGGGTCCGCACCCCGTGGGGCGCCGTCGTCGTCACCGTCATCGCCGGGGCGGTCGTGACACTGCTGTGCACACCGCCGGTGCAGCGGGTGTTCCGCTGCGTGATGGAGCCGAAGATGACCTGGGCGTTCCGGGCCAAGGCCGGGACCGGCGCCTCCCCGGCCACCGAGGGCCGCGGCGGATAG
- a CDS encoding MalY/PatB family protein, with amino-acid sequence MDSAPRDTPDEPNPLHRLSLDALRRRTSMKWRTYPEDVLPLWVAEMDVPLAAPVARAITDAVALGDTGYPAGTPYADALADFARTRWGWDGLAVERTAIVPDVMLGIVEMLKLVSGPGDPVVVNCPVYPPFYQFVTHMDRRVVEAPLGGDLRIDFGALEEAFRYASADGGRAAYLLCSPHNPTGVVHSAEELTAVAALADRFGIRVVADEIHAPVVARDAAFVPYLSVPGAENGLALLSASKAWNLAGLKAALAVAGPAAADELARLPEEVSHGPSHLGIIAHTAALRDGRDWLDAVCAGIDDNRQLLAALLAERLPQVRYRPAAGTYLAWLDCRPLGLGDDPAAAFLARGRVALSAGTAFGTGGAGHVRLNLATSPALLTEAVRRMATAVA; translated from the coding sequence ATGGACAGCGCGCCGCGTGACACCCCCGACGAGCCCAACCCGCTGCACCGGCTCTCCCTCGACGCACTGCGACGGCGTACGAGCATGAAGTGGCGCACCTACCCGGAGGATGTGCTGCCGCTGTGGGTGGCGGAGATGGACGTTCCACTGGCCGCACCGGTCGCACGGGCGATCACGGACGCGGTCGCGCTCGGCGACACCGGCTACCCGGCGGGGACCCCGTACGCCGACGCGCTGGCCGACTTCGCCCGGACGCGGTGGGGCTGGGACGGGCTCGCCGTCGAGCGGACTGCGATCGTGCCGGATGTGATGCTGGGCATCGTCGAAATGCTCAAGCTGGTCAGCGGTCCGGGCGATCCGGTGGTCGTCAACTGCCCTGTCTATCCGCCGTTCTACCAGTTCGTGACGCATATGGACCGGCGCGTGGTGGAGGCGCCGCTGGGCGGGGACCTGCGGATCGACTTCGGCGCGCTGGAGGAGGCGTTCCGGTATGCGTCGGCGGACGGCGGCCGGGCCGCGTACCTGTTGTGCAGCCCGCACAATCCCACCGGCGTCGTGCACAGCGCCGAGGAGCTGACCGCCGTCGCGGCGCTGGCGGACCGGTTCGGCATACGGGTCGTCGCCGACGAGATCCATGCGCCCGTGGTGGCCCGTGACGCCGCCTTCGTGCCCTATCTGAGCGTGCCCGGGGCGGAGAACGGGCTGGCGCTGCTGTCGGCGTCCAAGGCATGGAACCTGGCCGGCCTCAAAGCCGCGCTGGCCGTCGCCGGGCCCGCCGCGGCCGATGAGCTGGCCCGCCTCCCGGAAGAGGTCAGCCACGGCCCCAGCCACCTCGGCATCATCGCCCACACCGCTGCCCTGCGGGACGGCCGCGACTGGCTCGACGCAGTGTGCGCCGGTATCGACGACAACCGCCAACTGCTCGCCGCCCTGCTGGCCGAGCGGCTCCCCCAGGTCCGCTACCGCCCCGCCGCCGGGACGTATCTCGCCTGGCTCGACTGCCGCCCACTGGGGCTCGGTGACGACCCCGCCGCGGCCTTTCTCGCCCGCGGCAGAGTGGCTCTCAGCGCCGGTACGGCCTTCGGCACCGGCGGCGCCGGCCACGTCCGGCTCAACCTGGCGACCTCGCCCGCTCTGCTCACCGAGGCGGTACGGCGGATGGCCACGGCGGTGGCCTGA
- a CDS encoding fumarylacetoacetate hydrolase family protein codes for MYLATLTHQGRDRLAGRLAPQDPWRLAPPHMSLGEVIAGGTLPWSWGQLPTGADLVPALPYRPGALYGVGLNYPDTIEERGGKRPTEPCLFPKLSSSVIGSGEAVVIDPEVTQRVDWETELAVIIGTEARQVPEADALRHVFGYTVANDISARDLQERDGQWLRGKGLDTFCPFGPVLVTADEIPDPQRLRIRTRLNGETVQDGSTADMVFGVPALIAYLSRFFTLRPGDVVLTGTPAGSGDFMRPRRALRPGDLLESEVEGIGRLTNPVRSSVPDGAGACVAVS; via the coding sequence ATGTATCTGGCCACCCTCACCCATCAGGGGCGCGACCGGCTCGCCGGCCGGCTCGCCCCCCAGGATCCCTGGCGGCTGGCACCGCCCCATATGTCCCTCGGTGAGGTCATCGCCGGCGGCACCCTGCCGTGGTCATGGGGCCAACTGCCCACCGGAGCAGACCTGGTGCCGGCCCTGCCGTACCGGCCGGGAGCGCTGTACGGAGTCGGGCTGAACTACCCGGACACCATCGAGGAGCGAGGCGGAAAACGCCCCACCGAACCCTGCCTCTTCCCCAAGCTCTCCTCCAGCGTCATCGGCAGCGGCGAGGCGGTCGTCATCGACCCGGAAGTCACCCAACGCGTCGACTGGGAAACGGAGTTGGCCGTCATCATCGGCACCGAGGCCCGGCAGGTGCCCGAGGCGGACGCGCTGCGCCACGTCTTCGGCTACACCGTCGCCAACGACATCTCCGCCCGCGATCTGCAGGAGCGCGACGGCCAGTGGCTGCGGGGCAAGGGGCTGGACACCTTCTGCCCCTTCGGGCCGGTGCTGGTCACGGCGGACGAGATCCCCGACCCGCAGCGGCTGCGGATCCGCACCCGGCTCAACGGCGAGACGGTGCAGGACGGTTCGACGGCCGACATGGTCTTCGGGGTCCCGGCGCTGATCGCCTATCTCAGCCGGTTCTTCACCCTGCGGCCCGGCGATGTGGTGCTGACCGGTACCCCGGCGGGCAGCGGCGACTTCATGCGGCCACGGCGTGCCCTGCGGCCCGGCGACCTCCTGGAGTCGGAGGTGGAGGGCATCGGGCGGCTGACCAATCCGGTACGGAGCAGCGTGCCCGACGGCGCCGGGGCGTGCGTCGCCGTGTCTTAG
- a CDS encoding VWA domain-containing protein encodes MITRKRLAAGVCGLLAAIAVGLLPTPAAAGEPAAKSSPKVELTLDVSGSMRARDIDGQSRMAAAKQAFNEVLDAVPDDVQLGIRTLGANYHGEDRKVGCRDTRQLYPVGPLDRTEAKTAVATLAPTGWTPIGPALLGAADDLKGGDGSRRIVLITDGEDTCAPLDPCQVARDIAAKGIHLTVDTLGLLPDAKTRNQLSCIAEATGGTYTSVKHTKELRDRVHQLVDRAARPVVTPKPAEGAQQCTGAPELKPGVYTDREKFAEHRWYRVAVKPGQELRASASIAADRAVNNDYGILLRASTVHGREIVRGAEAGDGRTDVISSGLRYPKAPLTSSDDTDKPATETVCLQVSNSFSAPASVKTDPGLPVELTVDLVDGPSDGSDAAFFGLGHGWWFLGALVLIGLLAGLVWGWISRWRVTVWRTN; translated from the coding sequence ATGATCACTAGAAAACGGCTGGCGGCCGGGGTGTGCGGCCTGCTCGCCGCGATAGCCGTCGGGCTGCTCCCCACACCTGCCGCCGCCGGAGAACCGGCGGCGAAGTCTTCCCCCAAGGTCGAGTTGACGCTCGATGTCAGCGGCTCGATGCGGGCGCGGGACATCGACGGCCAGAGCCGGATGGCCGCGGCGAAGCAGGCGTTCAACGAAGTCCTGGACGCCGTACCGGACGACGTCCAGCTCGGCATCCGTACCCTCGGCGCCAACTACCACGGCGAGGACCGCAAGGTCGGCTGCAGGGACACCCGCCAGCTCTACCCTGTCGGACCGCTCGACCGGACCGAGGCGAAGACCGCGGTGGCCACGCTCGCCCCGACCGGCTGGACGCCCATCGGACCCGCGCTGCTGGGCGCGGCCGACGACCTCAAGGGCGGCGACGGGAGCCGCCGGATCGTCCTCATCACGGACGGCGAGGACACCTGCGCCCCGCTCGACCCCTGCCAGGTGGCGCGGGACATCGCGGCCAAGGGCATCCATCTCACCGTCGACACCCTCGGCCTGCTGCCGGACGCCAAGACCCGCAACCAGCTGAGCTGTATCGCGGAGGCGACCGGCGGTACCTACACCTCGGTCAAGCACACCAAGGAACTCCGGGACCGCGTACACCAGTTGGTGGACCGTGCGGCCCGTCCCGTGGTCACCCCGAAACCGGCCGAGGGGGCCCAGCAGTGCACCGGCGCGCCGGAGCTCAAGCCCGGTGTCTACACCGACCGTGAGAAGTTCGCCGAGCACCGCTGGTACCGGGTGGCGGTCAAGCCCGGCCAGGAGCTGCGGGCCTCGGCGAGTATCGCCGCCGACCGTGCGGTCAACAACGACTACGGGATTCTGCTGCGCGCCTCGACCGTGCACGGCCGGGAGATCGTCCGCGGTGCGGAGGCGGGCGATGGCCGTACGGATGTGATCTCGTCCGGGCTGCGTTATCCCAAGGCACCCCTCACGTCCTCGGACGATACGGACAAGCCCGCGACGGAGACCGTCTGCCTTCAGGTCAGCAACTCCTTCTCGGCGCCCGCCTCGGTCAAGACCGACCCGGGCCTGCCGGTCGAGCTGACCGTTGACCTGGTGGACGGCCCCAGCGACGGCTCCGACGCGGCCTTCTTCGGCCTCGGCCACGGCTGGTGGTTCCTGGGCGCGCTGGTGCTCATCGGGCTGCTGGCCGGTCTGGTGTGGGGCTGGATCTCCCGTTGGCGTGTCACCGTCTGGAGGACCAACTGA
- a CDS encoding PP2C family protein-serine/threonine phosphatase, which translates to MRSAPLAAGRSALEVALSNRDGEEADRARAAADRHRAEADRDAEQAGVLARLHTVEEAAEQIGTTLDEQTICVELARFLCRHLCDAAAVDLLTRQGNGARTPSPAALSRVATAGLVKVLEARFPDEGPGRPEDAAPAARALAEGRPVTAAAVLPGGRSAEAVAAPLLAYGRRYGALLALRAGGSFSGHETATVHHLAHLTATRLAHARRYTAVQRTAMDLQRALLAEPGRPHPNLDLATRYLPSGTSALVGGDWFETVRLHYGRTLLVMGDVMGHGLDAAVDMNAYRSHLRYVASTDLPPHRVLRQLDSAVAGEEARRPATCLLARVDPARGIAAFASAGHLPPAVIGPDGAAGLVDVPVGPPLGTGVGGYELVTRALTPAETLLMFTDGLVERRGEDIDASLSRLARMRLSAGAGVEQTLDEVLLRLDGLHAEDDVAVLAARIREHPGVETAVTVES; encoded by the coding sequence ATGAGGAGCGCCCCGCTCGCGGCGGGGCGCAGTGCCCTGGAGGTGGCCTTGTCGAACCGGGATGGCGAGGAGGCGGACCGGGCACGCGCAGCGGCGGACCGGCATCGCGCGGAGGCGGACCGGGACGCCGAACAGGCCGGCGTACTGGCCCGTCTGCACACGGTGGAAGAGGCCGCCGAGCAGATCGGCACGACCCTGGACGAGCAGACCATCTGCGTCGAGCTGGCCCGGTTCCTGTGCCGGCACCTGTGTGACGCGGCGGCGGTGGACCTGCTCACCAGACAGGGCAACGGGGCACGGACCCCGTCCCCGGCGGCGCTCAGCCGCGTCGCCACGGCAGGTCTGGTCAAGGTCCTGGAGGCGCGGTTCCCGGACGAGGGGCCGGGACGGCCCGAGGACGCCGCCCCCGCGGCGCGGGCGCTGGCCGAGGGGCGCCCGGTCACCGCGGCGGCGGTTCTGCCGGGCGGCCGCTCCGCCGAGGCCGTCGCGGCGCCTCTGCTGGCGTACGGCCGTCGCTACGGCGCCCTGCTCGCCCTGCGCGCGGGGGGCAGCTTCTCCGGGCACGAGACCGCCACCGTGCACCACCTGGCACATCTCACCGCCACCCGGCTCGCCCACGCCCGCCGGTACACCGCCGTACAGCGCACCGCGATGGACCTCCAGCGGGCGCTCCTCGCGGAGCCGGGCCGGCCGCATCCCAACCTGGACCTGGCCACCCGCTATCTGCCGTCCGGCACCAGCGCCCTGGTGGGCGGGGACTGGTTCGAGACGGTGCGGCTCCACTACGGGCGCACCCTGCTCGTCATGGGCGATGTCATGGGGCACGGCCTCGACGCGGCGGTCGATATGAACGCCTACCGCTCCCACCTCCGCTATGTCGCCTCGACCGATCTGCCGCCCCATCGGGTCCTGCGGCAGCTCGACTCCGCCGTGGCCGGGGAGGAGGCCCGCCGGCCGGCGACCTGCCTGCTGGCCAGGGTCGATCCGGCGCGCGGGATCGCCGCGTTCGCCAGCGCGGGCCATCTGCCCCCGGCCGTCATCGGCCCGGACGGCGCCGCCGGTCTGGTCGACGTCCCGGTCGGCCCGCCGCTGGGCACCGGGGTAGGGGGCTACGAACTCGTCACCCGCGCCCTCACACCCGCGGAAACTCTGCTGATGTTCACCGACGGGCTCGTCGAACGGCGTGGCGAGGACATCGACGCCTCCCTGTCCCGGCTGGCCCGGATGCGGCTGTCCGCCGGGGCCGGCGTGGAGCAGACGCTGGACGAGGTCCTGCTCCGCCTGGACGGACTGCATGCCGAGGACGATGTCGCGGTCCTCGCCGCACGGATCCGCGAGCATCCGGGCGTGGAAACGGCCGTAACGGTGGAGAGTTGA
- a CDS encoding helix-turn-helix domain-containing protein codes for MDPAAAAPPPRTGITLRQLLMSLGEPLVELQAAPDGLDVEIRSVALLDPEDPPMAHPGELILAIGARGRAAFPALRAGGRDGATAVAVKLDTPGQAAALSATAVEAGIALLSVRAEARWEQVDALARAALESAPQGRPGEGAEEGDLFALAQTTAILTGGIVSIEDTANRVLAYSRSADDDEVDDLRRRSILGWHGPEAYLSRLREWGVFQRLRTSDDVINIDAHPELGIRRRLAVAIRSGERQLGVIWVQEGSAPLSERADQALLGAARVAALHLVRRRRELSADLTLTRTLAAGLLEGSTGPQPLANHLALDAARPAAVLGFSYGTAEATPPELTRGEVSNLISVHTAARHRSAVVTQVDARLYVLLPQLPRSIDTGTLRGWGQEIADAAGRHLGLSLRGSVGCIVPGLGEIPESRREADRILDAMLSVGVATTVAALPDIQAEVLVSEVLALLSAHPEMRDPRLTALITHDSRNQGQLAETVLAYLNAFGDVRAAAAELHVHPNTLRYRIRRAEDLTGLDLSRPDQRLLAMLQLRLPPADSQQFS; via the coding sequence ATGGATCCAGCCGCCGCGGCACCGCCACCCCGTACGGGCATCACCCTGCGCCAGTTGCTGATGTCGCTGGGCGAGCCGCTGGTGGAGCTGCAGGCCGCGCCGGACGGGCTGGACGTCGAGATCCGCAGCGTCGCGCTGCTCGACCCCGAGGACCCGCCGATGGCGCACCCCGGGGAGCTGATCCTCGCCATAGGCGCACGGGGTCGCGCGGCATTCCCCGCGCTGCGGGCCGGTGGACGCGACGGAGCCACCGCCGTGGCGGTCAAGCTGGACACCCCCGGGCAGGCCGCGGCGCTCAGCGCGACCGCCGTGGAGGCGGGCATCGCGCTGCTGTCCGTACGGGCCGAGGCGCGCTGGGAGCAGGTGGACGCGCTGGCCCGTGCGGCGCTGGAGAGTGCGCCGCAGGGGCGCCCCGGCGAGGGGGCCGAGGAGGGCGATCTGTTCGCGCTCGCCCAGACCACCGCCATCCTCACCGGCGGCATCGTCAGCATCGAGGACACCGCCAACCGCGTGCTGGCCTACTCCCGCTCGGCCGATGACGACGAGGTCGATGATCTGCGGCGGCGGTCCATTCTGGGCTGGCACGGCCCGGAGGCGTATCTGTCGCGGCTGCGCGAGTGGGGCGTGTTCCAGCGGCTGCGCACCTCGGACGACGTGATCAATATCGACGCCCACCCGGAGCTGGGGATCCGGCGGCGGCTCGCGGTGGCCATCCGGTCCGGGGAGCGGCAGCTGGGCGTCATCTGGGTGCAGGAGGGCTCGGCACCGCTGTCCGAGCGCGCGGACCAGGCGCTGCTGGGCGCGGCCCGGGTCGCCGCACTGCATCTGGTGCGCCGCCGCCGGGAGCTCTCCGCCGATCTGACGCTGACCCGTACGCTGGCGGCCGGACTGCTGGAGGGCAGCACCGGGCCGCAGCCGCTGGCGAACCATCTGGCCCTGGACGCCGCCCGCCCGGCCGCCGTCCTGGGCTTCTCGTACGGGACGGCCGAGGCCACCCCACCGGAGCTGACCCGCGGCGAGGTCAGCAACCTGATCTCGGTGCACACCGCGGCCCGGCACCGCAGCGCCGTGGTCACCCAGGTCGACGCGCGGCTCTACGTGCTGCTGCCGCAGCTGCCGCGCAGCATCGACACCGGCACACTGCGCGGCTGGGGACAGGAGATCGCCGACGCCGCCGGCCGCCACCTGGGGCTGTCGCTGCGCGGCTCCGTCGGCTGCATCGTGCCGGGGCTCGGGGAGATCCCCGAATCGCGCCGGGAGGCGGACCGGATCCTTGACGCCATGCTGAGCGTCGGGGTCGCCACCACGGTCGCCGCGCTGCCGGACATCCAGGCGGAGGTACTGGTCAGCGAGGTGCTGGCGCTGCTGTCCGCGCACCCCGAGATGCGCGACCCCCGGCTGACCGCCCTGATCACCCACGACAGCCGCAATCAGGGGCAGTTGGCCGAGACCGTGCTGGCCTATCTGAACGCCTTCGGTGACGTACGGGCCGCCGCCGCCGAGCTGCATGTGCACCCCAACACGCTGCGCTACCGGATCCGGCGGGCCGAGGATCTGACCGGCCTCGACCTCAGCCGCCCGGATCAGCGGCTGCTGGCCATGCTCCAGCTGCGGCTGCCGCCCGCCGATAGTCAACAATTCTCCTAA